The genomic interval GAAGTGTCTCTTCTCTACGTATAAACCTAATCCATGACCAGGGTGACCCTCTACACGCATTTAAGTCTGCAGCTTAAGCAGATCTGGAGTGCTAGAATGAGGAGAAGACCTACATTCGGATTTCTCTTACtaaaatcaagagaaaaaaaaagaatgaggaGAAGAACTACATTCGGATTTCTCTTACtaaaatcaagagaaaaaaagctaagTTTTCCTAAAACTCACTGTTTGTATTCATCCGTCCAGGGCAGCGCGAGCCAGTCTCCGTGCATGTCGTGATAATATTCAACCATATCATCCAGCGTCTTGTCCGAGGAGATGAAAACTATCTCGAACTGCGCAGGAGGctcgccctcctccaccagctccGTGTAGAAATCACACAGGATCGGCGTGAAGTCTCGGCACGGAGGGCACCACCCCGCGGAGAAGTAGATCCCCACCACCTTGTTCCTCAGCGCCAGCTCGGGGTCCACCAGATCCCCGTCTTTATTCAACAGCGTCCGGCCGGAAAACACCTCCACCATGTTTACGCGCCTAAAGTTCCCGCGGGTCAGAAAGCTCAGAGTGCCGCTTCAGCTCATCCCTGAGCCGCTTCAACACCTCGCTGCAGGTCGACCTCCTCGATCGGAGCTCCTGTTACCTTTTTGACCAAAGCTCCTTAGGGGGGACAATCCCGGTAATGAGCAGcggaccaatcaggagccgggaAGCCCCTCCCCTGAGGTGTTGTCTATCCACGTGGGTTCACCTGCAATCTCCCGCGAGAGCACCGCTTTCATTCAGTCAGCAGCAGAAGTTTTCCAtttcatttcataaaaatattcaaatactCTCTTTAAAAAGGCAGCAATACAATTTAAAGAGCAACTTCtgtgaaaattgtgttattgtgtaatttttctcatttggacaaactaaaatacaaagattcatattttttgtgctattttgttgcactgctaatgttaggttggggttgtgagcgactgtaagctagtgggaggacgtaaacagatggatgatgggaagtggagtgGGCTTACtcagcaccaacagtcccgcccacagctcagaggtgaatttctaatgaaccggtgccgctctgcagaaaccatgtcctagaaaaccacacaggtttttattaaacataatgttttttttctcttttttgtcttcCATTTCTGACTTCCCTCATTCATTTAACCATAGACCATAAAACAATCATATAAAGTCATTACACTTCATCTAAATTATTGATGATTTTAACTTGTGTCTTCCTCACAATTCCAGCATACATGGTTGTCTTTATGTTTTCAATAAaggttatgaaaaaaataaatcaacattctTCTTTCAACTACGTTTTAAGAAAAGTAATGACTATCAGTcaagaataacaaaaaggaaGATATTTTAATGTCTTTGAGTATcttagttcatttttattttaacgtttttgttggtaaaatgtaacattttgaaatttaaattgggaccaaatgtcttttttttaatgttttgaaaacaaaaatggaacaACTTAAAACTCAATCTTTTGCAATGGTGAAATTCCCGTTTtgaatgaaatatttgtattttttgtaaaaaaaaaaaaaaaaaaaaaaaaaatgcaagaagcCTCATATTAAAAGTACTATTTGTGTCTTTGTCATGTTCTGTCCTTGGTCTTGGAGCTGATATAATCATACACATAATTATTAGATACAATGAACAACAAGCTTCCACACTCCATCACTGTTTTCTTTCTACATGTTTACTTGAACACATCTGAGGCCTCAAGATGGTGCTGTTagctaaataaaactaaagaaacatGTACCCACTGTAAGTACACTAGCATATTTGATATACAGTCTTCAATTAAATACAGGATCAGAAGAAAATTCACAGATAATTCTCAGCAGTGTGTTTTCAAAATGATCCTGGTGATTTCTGGTGAAATATTGTGCAaattttagtataaaaaaataatatggtcaGTATTTCTGCAAACAGAATGTATATTGAATTTGTGGCTTTGTAAcagaaaaacctttcatttaaacttttggcgtatattgttattttattattttaaaaaatacaatttactgTTATTGGTTCATCAGAATATTAATAAGGTGTGCCATGGTACTTTTTGCCATTTCTATTGTTAGGattaaatgcaataaattaacttacatttacagatttaattaaaaactttttttNNNNNNNNNNNNNNNNNNNNNNNNNNNNNNNNNNNNNNNNNNNNNNNNNNNNNNNNNNNNNNNNNNNNNNNNNNNNNNNNNNNNNNNNNNNNNNNNNNNNNNNNNNNNNNNNNNNNNNNNNNNNNNNNNNNaaaaccttaaaaatgtgttgtcgttgttttgttttgttcaataaagtttggcTCGCGGCTCTACATTGACGTTATCATGTCAATCGGTTGAAATGGGCGTGGCTAGTTCATTCTCAGGCCGGGTAAGACCCCAGCAACAACACAGCGCTCGGTCCAACCTATGGAGATTGGGCTTTGCAATCGCCATCCATCCTCTGAATATACAGCATTTTGTGGAATAATATCGCTGCTGCTGATCAGaagatatttcattttttgaatcTGGTGAGTTGCAAATGCAAGGCTGGTTTAaatcttgttcttttttccgGATTCTCTCCGCTTCCCAGTTTTATTGTTGCTTTGT from Oryzias melastigma strain HK-1 linkage group LG12, ASM292280v2, whole genome shotgun sequence carries:
- the nxnl2 gene encoding nucleoredoxin-like protein 2 isoform X1, with the translated sequence MVEVFSGRTLLNKDGDLVDPELALRNKVVGIYFSAGWCPPCRDFTPILCDFYTELVEEGEPPAQFEIVFISSDKTLDDMVEYYHDMHGDWLALPWTDEYKHSELKQRYNITAVPKLVIVKENGDVITDKGRKQIRDRGLACFGSWLDAAEVFQNFKG
- the nxnl2 gene encoding nucleoredoxin-like protein 2 isoform X2, which encodes MVEVFSGRTLLNKDGDLVDPELALRNKVVGIYFSAGWCPPCRDFTPILCDFYTELVEEGEPPAQFEIVFISSDKTLDDMVEYYHDMHGDWLALPWTDEYKHELKQRYNITAVPKLVIVKENGDVITDKGRKQIRDRGLACFGSWLDAAEVFQNFKG